The following DNA comes from Octopus sinensis linkage group LG5, ASM634580v1, whole genome shotgun sequence.
aatgctagggggacaaacacagacacacagacacacacacacatatatatatacatatatacgacaggcttctttcggtttccgtctaccaaatccactcacaaggcattgatcggcccggggctatagcagaagacacttgcccaagatgccacgcagtgggactgaacccggaaccatgtggttggttagcaagctacttaccacacagccactcctgcgcctataggccCTTATTTAAAGATCCATAAATGCTTTCCTCCCCTGTGCTTTCTTTAACACATTCTTGGTCAAGTGGACAGTTGACTTACACAACTAAGCAAGTTTTTCCTTTTGTATTCCTTTTATTTGGCTGTTTTATCttcgtgcatgtatatgtctatctgtatatatgtatgcaagcagctatgcatgtgtgtgtatatgtatattcctagCATTTTGTAGACATAACAATAACGTTTTCTACCCAATGGAAGTTTCAAAATATTAGAATGAAATATTTAGACAGCCAAAGCTCATCGTTACAATGTAGAAAGTTAGCTAAGAATTAATTTAAAGTTGTGAATGGAACCAAATTTGCCAAATGCCAAAAATGTGTCGCCGTCAATTCCCGTtgcttatttataactttatttgCTTGAGTTACACCGttccagcatatatatgtatatatatatatatattatatatatatatatatatatatatatatatatatattatatatatatatatagggagagtttacgaaaaaaacaaaagacgaaaacaggtggtgtacaaaacaaacagatgtattagtataacgctcaggaatagaaaaagtctttaacgtttcgaacctacgctcttctacagaaagggacacagaaaaaacaaggagagaaaaaaatgtgtgtagtggctaacgatctattatggcgacaagctcggacagaagggtcacacacgagatggaaagtaggggagataacaaagtaaagatgaccccccccaacacgaaggtgcgtgtgtttataagagagtatgtatgtgcgtatgtgtgtgtatatataaaaacttacttggagaaaagaaaagaaacgaaacgacgcgagggcgctcagtcatacaataatttaataaataaaatatatgcatacatacatacatatgtgtacgtacctacatctacatgtatatatacatgcatatatatatatatatatatatatattatatatatatatatatatatatatatatatatatatgagtacaggacaccacaaatagacgtagaactcaacgagaaacgaaaacataaaaacatggaaacggacttattttaacaacgaaaaaacagagcacaagacaaacaacacaaggaacattccccttcatcagctgtcaccggttcgactccatgcgtgtttcgaaggcaaggacagaacacgacccgTCGAATCGATCCTTCCtgcaaaggaattaaataaaaaaatcctttgcagaggggtaaaaacaaagaaagaaaaaatgtgacaagaacaggacgttattttgtatttgtatttttatttgtatttttatttgtattgcttttacgtttTCTTTACATCTCATTTGTTAAACTCTTTCTTCGAATATAACACTTTTTATGCATATAGTTTCCCTGGGTAATTTTCTcaatgctttatatattttaaacaatgctAATTTTTTACACCTATACGTGTACATTGTTACACATATACTTAAAGATCTTCTCAACACTAATTTGGATAGTACATGGGAGTTTGTGCTTTGTTGAAGTCTAATAATAACTAAACACGTCCAGAATTATCTCCTGTATTTGAAGAAATGGAAACACTATTAGCCGTTGAACAGATGCTGTATTTTCTTTCTCGCAGATGAAGAAATAATTCATGTTCACTTCTAAACATGCGTGATATTCTTTCCAAACACACCTTCCGACTGGTATAACATGGCAGACAGACGAAACATACACTGCATCGAGAACTTTTAGAATTTGAACATAGTCCTAAAGAAACTCATATTCGTAAAACAAATAACGTCGTTTACTGACCTTTTGACATGTCCAAAtcaacataaattttttttttatcaacagaaGATAAATATTCCATATTGAAATGCGTTTCTCCACCGGAGATACTTGTCTTTTAGGAGATCTTAATGGTGTATGTCTGAAAGAGTTCTGACGTATTCGGAACCAGTCTGCCAATGTAGACCTTTCTGAGAACTTCTTGCTCATTGGCGCTCGCTTCAGAAAGTTATATTGCGGCGTATTTTAGTTTTTTTGCATGTTgctgattttttcttttgttttgttttctttttttctttgctggCTTGGATAAGATGATGAAATGACCATTTTATGGGCAATAGAACTGTAGTAAGACTTGCCGGGggattatttcttaaataaaattattataaaaatatacgatggtgaaatatttcatttgaccCTTAGACGATTATTCAAAcgcaaaataatttgaaaataaatttcagaACATTCTAAATTGTATtcgtattatatttttattttaattccttcCATAAAAGAATAATTTACTACACCTGATGATAATAAACAGATATTTCACATTATCCAATGATTTGTTCAAAAACGAATGCATTAATAAAGGGTAATAACGAAATCATAGAATTCTCAATTAACTGCTCATAATTGTAAAAGTGCTTGGGCGtcgttttcttttcagcattgatttCATTTCGTCCCTAAATAGACGCCCTGCCAAAATGTACAAGAGGAAATTGAACACATTATTGACGCTACATAGTAAGATTAAAAAGGACTTCGCTGAGTTTGATATTTTTGATCCTTGAGATAAAGCTAATGCGACTGAAGAAGGAAGAGTGCAAATCAAAAATAATATGTTTATTGCCATGACCATATAAACTGTGTGGTTATTTACTTGTGAAGTTGACTGTGATGCGTTTCCAGCGATAGAACGGCGACAGAGGGTGAATACGATTATAACGTTACATGAAATCAAAATTGTAGCCGGAAAAAAACTGTACATGACGCTTGCGAAAAACACAGTCACCGTTTTGCTGGGAGTAACACAGCGTCCATTCTCGAAGTAAAAATATCTGCTGTAAACAATGTTTACGCTTCCTAGAATAGCAATCATTATAACGATAATTATAATCTGAGGTTTATAACCAGTCAAAATTCTCGCCCTGGTTGACAACGGTCGAAACACCGCAAACATCCTGTGGACTGTAATGATGACGGTAATCCAAGAGGAAATCTCCctgaaaaaatgaatgaaaaaacggCTAAAACTACAGTTATTTTCAAAGATATACACTAAGCTTATATCCACTGGCATAACATGATTATTAAATAAGGATGTGTAGAGGACGAGTAAATCGTTTAAACACAGTGCAATCATGTATAGTCCTATATTCATAGTTCTCAGTCTTTTCCTGCAAAGTACTACCAGAGATAATATGTTACCTACTGTACCGATAACCACCATTATTATTGCAATGTAGGTGGAAGTTAAATTGTGCAAAGTCggcatcgttgttgttgttgtcagaatCATTGTTTTATTCTTGTGTAACAGCTACGAAAAAATAAAATTCGAATTCAGAGTgaacttatatttatatgaattttaatAGCCAAAATCATTTTATAATTAGCTCGTTAATTCTTAATTAAAACGTAATACCCTGCTTTGGATTTCTTtgaatttattttgttctttatatacTTACAGGATATTTTTTCCTGTaacttaaataataaaatcacgtacatataatatatgaagtAGATAACAATTTATCCCATTTCTAGAGAATGAATTCAATTTCAGCAATTCAAAACTATTTGGATTTTATCTTCAAAGAAGTATTGatagattaatattttttctaattagTTTCCATAACTAATCAATACATTTTATTGTGTGACTTTCCATGAACTATTCCTTGTAATCTTCAATTCAATTACCTTTTTAATTATtccgtattttttattatttatgttgaaATGCTTTTCGATTGACTTAACGAGTATCATTCTGAGTCATTATAAAACTTGGATATTGACGAACAAAAAAGAACCACCGGAGCAAGGATGGGAAATCTCCTGACCCACGGGCAAAATATAATGACCCACGGgcattcaaatatattatatttacatatcactCGTTGTTTCTGAATCTAGACCATCAAGACGAAACACACCGGTTCCTATCCAGCATataacattatcatcaacattatccgAACTGACATCCTGTAGTTGAGGTAAAATCGTTACCGAAAGAGTACGTCAGTGAGAAGATAGAATAGAATGCCCCTTGCCATGTGTGATACCAGAATAAAATGCCTTCAACTGAATAATTCACTTCAGTGTTCGTAAAGACGTAACTTTTGGGGGATTTTGTATAAATCTTTatgtataaaactgaagttgtgtgagagtctgtctcctccgaattagattcctaactactcccacattttgcggtgcagtttaaccaaaagcgggtatcttatagtcgtgattcatatcgagtccttctgggtattagcgcgcgtctacgatgagtctacggttttaaaaaaaatttatcatcattttttcggatttttgctcggtttatataagggaagtaactctctaaaaatgcttatatagttatttcccttacaaacccgagcaacgccgggcgatactgctagttgaatataaattcaagaagtctttgatgAGAAAAAAGCAGAATTTTTCTTTGTACGAAGCTAAAAGCTACAGACATGGTTTGTGTCCCTTGccgttattaaccctttagcattcagattacttatAAAGCTTATTTGTTCCCAGTCTGTTGAATTAATCAAGCACTAGCACTATGccaggcaacgccgggtcatagtgctagtgcatgcatatacagctgcgtgcgtgcgcacatacatgcgagtacagtccaaatctccgaccaatcacatacagctagctggcattcaattggcgtatcatgtttcgggcattttgattgggtttgggaTAGAAATTTCACACAAAAAGTATcttctattgatattttaatggctttgcggggtgactggggaaatgtaatgatgtgcacgaccacccttggacggttttgaataaccatagaaagtgcgatccctctaactgaaaaattgtggatttgtataaaggacacacacagacagacattttgccgtttatatatatagagattatggatcttttctattctgaagccagttttttcaaatttttcctactgaaccaaacaatttgaaacttcgtatactggtagaatgtgtcaaaagtaaacttaattgtaaaccagaatgaaaacggaattgtaacttctaagtttaacgttgtttaataattagaattttaaccaatgatattccgtcattcggctttattttatttactccgtctcgaccaccaatttcgtgacgtattaaacatcttaaatgtaaacaaagcgctttcgtttgctattaagaagtggcatctccgccgaggtcgattttgcctttcatcacacacacacacacacacgcatatatataattatacatacattacacgcacgcacacacacacacatataaggctcacacattttagatatttaatacatccgcacgaatatgtgtgtttatttatttcataaatatttacatacatatatgaacatacatatatacagatagatagatagatagatagatagatagatagagagagagagagagagagagggagagagagagagagaaaaggacagacagacagaaaaaaaggaggacGTTTTATTTCAATGAGTTCAAGCAAGATAAATGTAATATAGTAAGAGAGGGGGAGGCAGACAGACTTACAAAGAGAGAGCAGACTacgtcaaaactgctttcaacgtcacactaacagatcgcagtaacgttttacatatgaaaacaagcaatctcattggttaaaattcgcagttttaatctacgattaaagtcataaaatagatttttctcaaataaactagtttcaactggcgaataaactagttccactctatgagtacacgaagtttcaaattatttagttaactagaaagatctggggtcctggccACGATATTGAAAAGATCCgagattatctcatagcttcgagatttcaatgatgcgcttgtttattttaaattgacattgtaggataggtgtgagaggccagatctagctcgTTTGAATACAAAACTGGCAGAATATTTGgccggatatgaccggtttaaatgcttcacgatatttaaataattagaatCAGTAGCGCTTATCCCACTTCATAAACATAGCACTGGATGATTTTCCTGCAGTAAAATTCCTTTATATAAATTGTTCACTGGCATCAGTTGTCAACGTGACGCCTTTGTTCACATCAAAAATACTCACAACAGAATATTCACCAACAGTTCATTTCAAATTATAGAAACCCCTTCGCTAAACTTTGTCCGACAAAAATGAAGCATCTCCCTTGCACAAATCTGCAGATAGTTCAACCGTTTCAGAAGATTTTGGCAAAGATTATCCCAACTACAAGAATTCATTAGTCCTAAAACAAAAAGTGAGGAAGTGGTCTACAATTCTTTTTTTAGTAGATTGTGGAAaatcatttaatattttctgaTCTAAACGTTGATCTTGGGAAACTCCGTACTTTGAAATAGAATATCTCAAAACtatatattattactgttaaaaaTGTCTTCTTTTGGCCCTTATCTCCTAAGTGGAATCGTAAGGGTTCCGTCGTGATATAAGTCTGACAGGGCCCATCCCTATACAAATCTGACCATAGGTGATTTCTTTCAGAAGAGAAAGTCAAGCAGACAGAAGGAAACAGAAGTGTCAACCCCAGTGCAGGAGTGGTATTTTATTCATcaaccacgaaaagatgaaaggcaaacttgatctCAAAAGGATTTGATCGCAGAGACTAGAGGACCGGAatgattacctatttctttactgcccacaaggggctaaacacagaggggacgaacaaggacagacacacggatcaagtcgattacattgaccccagtgcgtaactggtacttatttaatcgactccgaaaggatgaaaggcaaagtcgacctcggcggaatttgaactcagaacgtagcggcagacgaaatacctatttttttactacccacaaggggctaaacacagagaggacgaacaaggacagacaaacggaataagccgattacatcgacctccagtgcgtaactggtacttaagttaacgatcccgaaaggatgaaaggcaaagtcgacctcggcggaatttgaactcagaacgtagcggcagacgaaatacctatttttttactacccacaaggggctaaacacagagaggacgaacaaggacagacaaacggattaagtcgattatatcgaccccagtgcataactggtacttatttaatcgaccccgaaaggattaaagttgatctcggcggaatttgaactctgaacgtagcggcagacgaaataccgctaagcatttcgcccggcgtgctaacgtttctgccagatcgccgccttaaatgaTTACCGCAACCAATCCATTCGATGCGGTAACGACTCTGACACTCGGCCGCACTGATGTTAAAAATACTTATCTCTGATTTAACAGGCATGCTTGTGTCTCAACCAATCCAATTTAATCTTGATTTTCAGGTTCAATTCTTCCTCCATAGATGTATCTAGACACATCTTATTGagtagattattttatttttttatattgtctCTTGACGGTATTTTCTGTTGCATGCTGAACTTTCAGTTTATTATGCCATAAGGTATAACGATTTCTTTGACAATGTCATCTGAATTTAGTTGTACGCACTCCGAAGAACGAAGCTTACTCAAGAATTCCACCTCAAGAGTGGAAGAAGGATTCAATATTAGGGTTGGGATAAggtagcgaactggcagaaacgttagcacgccgggcgaaatgcttagcagtatttcgtctgccgttacgttctgagttcaaattccgccgaggtcgactttgcctttcatcctttcggagtcgattaaataagtaccagttactggggtcgatataatcgactcaatccgtttgtctgtccttgtttgtcccctctgtgtttagccccctatgggtagtaaagaaataggtattttctgtTGCATGTTGAACTTTCTGTTTATTATACCATAAGGCATTCATGTCTGTCTAAATAAGCGAATGAGGGTAAAACGATTTCTTTGACAATGTCATCTGAATTTAGTTGTACGCACTCCGAAGAGTGAAGCTTACTCAAGAATTCAACCTGAAGAGTGGAAGGTGGATTCAATATTAGGGTTGGGATAAGgtaacgaactggcagaatcgttagcacgccggccaaaatgctttgaatttcgttcgtctttatgtactcagtttaaattccgccgagatagactttgcttttcatcctttcaagatcgactaaataagtaccagtagaatactgagatcgatgtaatcgacttacccctcctcgcccgaaattgctggccttgtaccaaaatttgaaaccaatattagtggTTGGACAAGAATCCGAACAAATCTTGTGGTTAATGCTTATCTTGTGCACATTACAGGTGCGTAAATCTTCTGATTTTCGTACAACAGCAATAAGCATCGCCCACTTGACAGATCATgtcctaatacctatttctttattgcccacaaggggctaaacatagaggggacaaacaaggacagacaaagggattaagtcgattatatcgactccagtgcgtgactggtacttaatttatcgaccccgaaaggatgaaaggcaaaatcgacctcggcggaatttgaactcagaacgtaacggcaaacgaaatactgctaagcatttcgcccgacgtgctaacgtttctgccagctcgccgcctttcatgtCCTAATACCTTCTAATCAACACTCTTTCGTAATGTCACAACTGTTAAGACACAACGGCTTTCATTCTTTTTCAAGCTACAATAGTGTTCCCTTCGCAAAAACTTTACCATCAGACTCCGTCTTACTGTACATAAAACACTGAGCAATTGAAATGAAGATTACTATTAACTGACccccgtgccgtcaaaaatg
Coding sequences within:
- the LOC118763459 gene encoding cysteinyl leukotriene receptor 2-like, yielding MPTLHNLTSTYIAIIMVVIGTVGNILSLVVLCRKRLRTMNIGLYMIALCLNDLLVLYTSLFNNHVMPVDISLVYIFENNCSFSRFFIHFFREISSWITVIITVHRMFAVFRPLSTRARILTGYKPQIIIIVIMIAILGSVNIVYSRYFYFENGRCVTPSKTVTVFFASVMYSFFPATILISCNVIIVFTLCRRSIAGNASQSTSQVNNHTVYMVMAINILFLICTLPSSVALALSQGSKISNSAKSFLILLCSVNNVFNFLLYILAGRLFRDEMKSMLKRKRRPSTFTIMSS